One region of Methanobrevibacter thaueri genomic DNA includes:
- a CDS encoding heavy-metal-associated domain-containing protein has product MAEKEIKVVGMHCPSCVNAVELCLKDVDGIEDAKADLDSGITTITMSGDVSDADINDAVEEAGFKVE; this is encoded by the coding sequence ATGGCTGAAAAAGAAATTAAAGTAGTCGGTATGCACTGCCCATCATGCGTAAATGCTGTTGAATTATGTTTAAAAGACGTTGACGGAATTGAAGATGCAAAAGCAGACCTTGATTCAGGAATTACCACAATCACAATGTCTGGCGACGTAAGTGATGCTGACATTAACGATGCAGTCGAAGAGGCTGGTTTCAAAGTAGAATAA
- a CDS encoding metallophosphoesterase encodes MSFRTRRVLFITPFYMLFEFFLLKYIFLLLGGLDDAYILILTIIIGLIHFMPMLFEAQKSRKITRFLSTVSGVWMWASVIFLIDIIVIYLIGSFVDLSFEMNLALLAIVPILGVYNYYKAHRLIVNEKVITLNNLEKDINIAHLSDVHFGSVRHRQITELIADKLKELEDTCELAIISGDLADGSSIVEENDFEALSEVSMPIIFTPGNHDFYPGIKNVIEACENAGIIVLDNDSIELNGLNIFGLTFSFGDREVPQIDESLIRDDMVNIINYHVPYKWKEFSDLGFDIQLSGHTHGGQFYPMVWFANRMFEYNIGLFKNDLGKYIHVTTGVGSMDTPMRWGTDSEIVVLKLRKP; translated from the coding sequence ATGAGTTTCAGAACAAGAAGAGTGTTATTCATAACTCCCTTTTACATGCTGTTTGAGTTTTTCCTGCTTAAATATATCTTTTTATTGTTGGGAGGATTGGATGATGCCTACATTTTAATTTTAACAATAATTATTGGTTTGATTCACTTCATGCCAATGCTGTTCGAGGCTCAAAAGTCACGCAAGATTACAAGGTTCCTCTCGACAGTCAGTGGAGTTTGGATGTGGGCTTCAGTAATTTTTCTGATAGACATCATTGTCATTTATCTGATTGGCTCATTTGTCGATTTGTCATTTGAAATGAATCTGGCGCTATTGGCTATTGTCCCAATTTTGGGAGTTTACAACTATTACAAGGCCCATAGGTTGATTGTCAATGAAAAGGTCATAACATTAAATAATCTGGAGAAAGACATCAACATCGCCCATTTGTCAGATGTGCATTTCGGGTCTGTCCGCCACAGGCAGATTACAGAGCTGATTGCTGATAAATTGAAGGAACTTGAAGACACCTGTGAGCTAGCAATCATCTCAGGAGATCTGGCAGATGGCTCATCAATAGTTGAAGAAAATGATTTTGAGGCGTTAAGTGAGGTTAGCATGCCAATAATATTCACTCCGGGAAACCATGATTTTTATCCAGGCATCAAAAACGTCATTGAAGCCTGTGAGAATGCGGGAATTATAGTCTTGGACAATGATTCAATTGAATTGAACGGTTTGAACATTTTCGGATTGACGTTCAGTTTTGGGGATAGGGAAGTTCCGCAAATCGATGAGTCATTGATAAGAGATGATATGGTCAATATAATCAACTATCATGTGCCGTATAAGTGGAAGGAGTTTTCAGATTTGGGCTTTGACATTCAGTTGTCCGGTCACACTCACGGAGGGCAGTTCTATCCGATGGTATGGTTTGCAAACAGGATGTTTGAATATAACATTGGACTGTTCAAAAACGATTTGGGAAAATATATTCATGTAACGACCGGTGTAGGTTCGATGGACACTCCAATGAGATGGGGAACCGACAGTGAAATCGTGGTTCTGAAACTCAGGAAACCATGA
- a CDS encoding methanogenesis marker 9 domain-containing protein, giving the protein MTWEDAPSHICRGGDVRGLAFCCPPVKPCPVLNALQEVNLTPQEFVDIKIQFGRETRLGEGAGTCFGSLVWCCKPSKPCPLRDMTLRNMGMSHDEYLDLKKQLSERLVGVKKPNPDERAEALAETFNVSKIEAMNVLTECNNDLRAAVKVLHAKSLENSD; this is encoded by the coding sequence ATGACTTGGGAAGATGCACCATCTCATATTTGTAGAGGGGGAGATGTAAGAGGACTTGCTTTTTGCTGCCCTCCAGTTAAACCATGCCCTGTCTTGAACGCATTACAGGAAGTTAATTTAACCCCACAAGAGTTTGTGGATATCAAGATTCAATTTGGAAGAGAAACTAGATTAGGCGAAGGAGCAGGGACCTGTTTTGGATCACTTGTATGGTGTTGCAAACCATCAAAGCCTTGCCCATTAAGGGACATGACTTTAAGAAATATGGGAATGAGTCATGACGAGTATTTGGATTTAAAAAAACAGTTATCTGAAAGATTGGTTGGTGTCAAAAAACCTAACCCTGATGAAAGAGCAGAAGCATTGGCAGAAACATTCAACGTCTCAAAAATAGAAGCCATGAATGTTTTGACCGAATGCAATAATGATTTGAGAGCTGCTGTAAAAGTTTTACATGCAAAATCTCTTGAAAATTCTGATTAA
- a CDS encoding AAA family ATPase has protein sequence MKSDNKQLEIKTTNQKLQITENENKEFAKLVVVKPVGYPFEFNLMDGEIEITNTKLFEEYARDQWLGLVVREKSHLFDQKIIPDYGFEIVTAKPNNSIITENTKIKIITDEIDKKNDNKIKSNVHLSDIVGQENAKQKIKVIKKYLEDPERFGPWAPKNILFYGLPGTGKTMLVKALANELEVPLYLVKATSLIGEHVGDSSSKIQDLFKKASENAPSIIFIDEIDAIALHRSFQSLRGDVSEIVNSLLTEMDGINENESVITIGATNNPSSLDLAVKSRFEEEIEFKLPNENERLTIMENNLKSMPLDYDLDLEKLVKLTKGLSGRDIKEKILKTSLHNAISNDCDIITMQNVEYALNNMKIKDSDIKGMFE, from the coding sequence TTGAAAAGTGACAACAAACAACTGGAAATTAAAACAACCAACCAAAAACTGCAAATAACCGAAAATGAAAACAAAGAATTTGCCAAATTAGTTGTTGTGAAACCTGTAGGATACCCTTTCGAATTCAATCTGATGGATGGTGAAATAGAGATTACCAACACCAAACTATTTGAGGAATATGCCCGTGACCAGTGGTTGGGCCTGGTTGTGCGTGAGAAGTCACACCTGTTCGACCAGAAAATTATTCCGGATTATGGTTTTGAAATCGTGACCGCAAAACCTAATAACTCAATAATTACTGAAAACACCAAAATCAAGATTATTACCGACGAGATTGATAAGAAAAATGACAATAAAATCAAATCAAATGTCCACCTTTCAGACATTGTCGGCCAGGAAAATGCCAAACAAAAAATTAAGGTCATAAAAAAATATCTTGAAGACCCTGAACGTTTCGGACCATGGGCTCCTAAAAACATCCTGTTTTATGGACTTCCAGGTACCGGTAAAACAATGCTTGTCAAAGCGCTTGCAAACGAGCTTGAGGTTCCATTGTATCTGGTTAAGGCAACATCCCTTATTGGGGAGCATGTCGGTGATTCCTCATCCAAAATACAGGACCTGTTTAAAAAGGCATCTGAAAATGCTCCATCAATAATATTCATAGATGAGATTGATGCAATTGCACTTCACAGATCATTCCAATCACTTAGGGGAGACGTTTCCGAAATTGTCAATTCCCTTTTGACTGAAATGGATGGAATCAATGAAAATGAGTCTGTCATAACCATTGGCGCTACAAATAACCCTTCAAGTCTTGATTTAGCAGTTAAAAGTAGATTTGAAGAGGAAATTGAATTTAAATTGCCTAATGAAAATGAAAGATTGACCATTATGGAAAACAACCTTAAAAGCATGCCTTTGGATTATGATTTAGATTTAGAAAAATTAGTTAAATTGACCAAGGGACTGTCCGGCAGGGACATTAAGGAAAAGATTCTTAAGACCTCCCTTCACAATGCAATATCCAATGACTGCGACATCATCACTATGCAAAACGTTGAATACGCATTAAATAATATGAAAATTAAAGATTCCGACATCAAGGGCATGTTTGAATAA
- a CDS encoding zinc ribbon domain-containing protein, whose amino-acid sequence MTLEDNHNHFCIYCGAKLDPGQHFCSQCGKEVYHDPEPQRVHMPSKYEEEVDKIEQEYELKQRRATELVEKLFDPSHMSYQKFTATIRKSNGMFDNQLTVARKMIELDDGENAIVEKEIENKIVTLNAFIDKMEDLINELVIQLSSNKEDDDDINALFKDMDDLIDSVKDY is encoded by the coding sequence ATGACTTTAGAGGACAATCACAATCATTTTTGCATTTACTGCGGTGCCAAATTAGACCCTGGCCAACATTTCTGTTCACAGTGCGGAAAGGAGGTCTACCACGATCCCGAACCGCAAAGGGTTCACATGCCTTCCAAATATGAGGAGGAAGTTGACAAAATCGAACAGGAATATGAATTAAAGCAGAGGAGAGCCACTGAGCTTGTTGAAAAGCTTTTTGACCCATCACACATGTCATACCAGAAATTCACAGCAACCATCAGGAAATCCAATGGAATGTTTGACAATCAGCTGACCGTTGCAAGAAAGATGATTGAATTGGATGACGGCGAAAACGCCATTGTCGAAAAGGAGATTGAAAACAAGATAGTCACCTTGAACGCTTTCATTGACAAGATGGAAGATTTGATTAATGAGCTTGTGATTCAGTTAAGTTCAAATAAGGAAGATGATGATGATATTAATGCCCTTTTCAAGGACATGGATGATTTGATTGATTCCGTAAAGGATTATTAG
- a CDS encoding precorrin-2 dehydrogenase/sirohydrochlorin ferrochelatase family protein, translated as MDWTSLYLKTSNLNVFILGTGEVATRRANKFLDHGASVKLAGNQISDELKAKGAILCSTDDVDELVDWCDLVVIASGDEKLCDYVFKISGDKLINRADYPQEGNVIVPTSFNIGDIEISIFTNGKSPLMARQLRKKIQSIITEEDILEIELQDYARSRLKDIIDDQKERRTYLYEILEDDEINAMIKNKEIGKAKDYIDNLIRGLQ; from the coding sequence ATGGATTGGACTTCTCTTTATTTAAAAACATCAAATCTAAATGTTTTTATTTTAGGCACCGGCGAGGTTGCAACAAGAAGGGCCAACAAGTTTTTGGACCATGGCGCATCAGTTAAATTGGCGGGAAATCAGATTTCCGATGAACTGAAGGCCAAAGGTGCAATACTATGCTCCACCGACGATGTCGATGAGCTGGTCGATTGGTGTGATTTGGTTGTAATCGCCAGCGGTGATGAGAAGTTATGCGATTATGTTTTTAAGATTTCCGGCGATAAGCTAATCAATCGTGCGGATTATCCTCAAGAGGGCAATGTCATTGTCCCGACAAGCTTCAATATTGGGGATATTGAGATATCTATTTTTACAAATGGCAAAAGTCCATTGATGGCAAGACAATTGCGAAAGAAAATCCAATCAATAATCACTGAAGAGGACATTTTGGAGATTGAACTTCAGGATTATGCAAGAAGCCGTTTAAAAGACATCATCGATGACCAAAAGGAGCGAAGAACTTATCTTTACGAAATCCTTGAGGATGATGAGATTAACGCCATGATTAAGAATAAGGAAATCGGTAAGGCTAAGGATTATATTGATAATTTAATAAGGGGATTACAGTGA
- the hemA gene encoding glutamyl-tRNA reductase: MILNLRVDHKIADIQSMENISKDMDDLFQELQEKYSIGEYVEISTCNRKEYYINNDFISEDDELLSHENQSIIIEYGQSAVMHLLRMTSGLESMIVGEDQILGQVKDAKHKAAKNHHCGKSLDAIFTKAIHVGQVVRNKTNINKGSVSIGSAAIDLAEKHIGTLDDKSVLVIGAGKMGRLVAKALAEKDLHAIFVANRTYYVAVQLAEDLGGEAILFNDLEEYLANADLVISATSAPHPIITKERLLGIDMDYEDVMMVDIANPRDISDDVCELGVKSFNIDDLREIADENTKLRIKEFGEAENIINDEFILLKESFKIMEVDELLGNLRASMEEIRQRETQKASAKLSNVDGSDKILNNLTNSIVNKIFFDISKNVKKAAKAENTDVLEAAQYIFDSD, translated from the coding sequence GTGATACTTAATTTAAGAGTTGACCATAAGATTGCGGACATTCAGTCCATGGAAAACATTTCAAAGGATATGGATGATCTGTTTCAGGAATTGCAGGAAAAATATTCAATTGGAGAGTATGTTGAGATTTCAACATGCAACAGGAAGGAATATTACATTAACAATGATTTCATTTCAGAGGATGATGAATTGCTGTCTCACGAAAATCAAAGCATCATAATTGAATATGGTCAATCCGCCGTTATGCATTTGCTCAGGATGACTTCAGGTCTGGAGTCAATGATTGTTGGTGAAGACCAAATTTTAGGCCAGGTCAAGGACGCAAAGCATAAGGCTGCCAAGAATCATCACTGTGGCAAATCTCTCGATGCCATTTTCACAAAGGCGATTCATGTTGGACAGGTTGTACGAAACAAGACCAATATCAATAAGGGTTCAGTTTCAATAGGTTCGGCAGCAATCGATTTGGCTGAAAAGCATATCGGCACCCTTGATGACAAGTCAGTTTTGGTTATTGGTGCAGGTAAAATGGGCAGATTGGTTGCCAAGGCTTTGGCGGAAAAGGATTTACACGCCATTTTTGTTGCTAATAGGACTTATTATGTTGCGGTCCAGTTGGCTGAGGATTTGGGCGGTGAAGCTATTCTGTTCAATGATTTGGAAGAGTATTTGGCCAATGCCGATTTGGTGATTAGTGCCACAAGTGCTCCCCATCCGATTATCACCAAGGAACGTCTTTTAGGCATTGATATGGATTATGAAGATGTTATGATGGTTGATATTGCCAATCCTCGTGATATTTCCGATGATGTGTGTGAATTGGGCGTCAAGTCATTCAACATTGATGACTTGAGGGAAATCGCCGATGAAAATACTAAGCTCAGAATCAAGGAATTCGGTGAAGCCGAAAACATCATCAATGATGAGTTCATTTTACTCAAAGAATCGTTTAAAATAATGGAAGTTGATGAACTTCTTGGTAATTTAAGAGCATCTATGGAAGAGATAAGACAACGTGAAACTCAAAAAGCAAGTGCGAAGTTGTCTAATGTAGATGGCAGTGATAAAATATTAAATAATTTAACAAATTCCATTGTAAATAAGATATTTTTCGACATTTCAAAAAACGTTAAAAAAGCTGCAAAAGCCGAAAACACCGATGTCCTCGAAGCAGCCCAATATATTTTCGATTCTGATTAG
- a CDS encoding phosphorylating glyceraldehyde-3-phosphate dehydrogenase has product MKTVAINGYGTIGKRVADAVAAQDDMKVVGVSKTRPNYEARTAVEEKGYPLYIGIPEREQMFKDAGIEIAGTVEEMIQEADVVVDCTPGSIGPQNLEMYKKAGVKAIYQGGEDHELTGLSFNAISNYDDSYGADYTRVVSCNTTGLTRTLSTIDPIADIKKVRAVMVRRGSDPSEIKKGPINAIVPNPPKVPSHHGPDVKTVMKGIDVTTMALLVPTTLMHQHNIMVEINNDVETEEIIEALEKRSRVIVVSAEEGLGSTAELMEYAKELGRNRNDLYEIPVWRESINVVGNELFYMQAVHQESDVIPENIDAIRALLEMESDNEKSIAKTNKAMGIF; this is encoded by the coding sequence ATGAAAACTGTTGCAATTAATGGTTATGGAACCATCGGTAAAAGAGTGGCTGATGCTGTAGCTGCTCAAGATGATATGAAAGTAGTGGGTGTAAGTAAAACTAGACCTAACTATGAAGCAAGAACCGCTGTTGAAGAAAAAGGCTATCCATTATACATTGGAATTCCTGAAAGGGAACAAATGTTTAAAGATGCCGGAATCGAAATAGCCGGAACCGTTGAGGAAATGATTCAAGAGGCAGACGTAGTTGTTGACTGTACTCCTGGAAGCATCGGTCCGCAAAACCTTGAAATGTATAAGAAAGCTGGAGTAAAGGCAATTTATCAAGGTGGGGAAGACCATGAGTTAACCGGTCTTTCATTTAACGCCATCTCCAATTATGATGACTCATACGGTGCAGACTACACTCGTGTAGTGTCCTGTAACACTACCGGTTTGACCCGTACATTATCAACTATTGACCCGATAGCTGACATCAAGAAGGTAAGGGCAGTGATGGTCAGAAGAGGATCAGACCCATCTGAAATCAAAAAAGGACCAATCAATGCAATTGTTCCAAATCCTCCAAAAGTACCTTCACACCACGGTCCTGACGTTAAAACCGTTATGAAAGGCATTGATGTGACAACAATGGCATTGCTTGTGCCAACAACCTTAATGCACCAACACAACATCATGGTTGAAATCAACAACGATGTTGAAACCGAAGAAATCATTGAGGCATTGGAAAAACGTTCCAGAGTAATTGTCGTATCCGCCGAAGAAGGATTAGGCTCTACCGCTGAGTTAATGGAATATGCCAAAGAGCTTGGAAGAAACAGGAATGACCTATACGAAATTCCTGTTTGGAGAGAATCCATTAATGTTGTCGGCAACGAGTTATTCTACATGCAAGCAGTACACCAGGAATCAGACGTAATACCTGAAAACATTGATGCAATTCGTGCACTTTTAGAAATGGAAAGTGACAACGAAAAATCAATAGCTAAAACTAACAAAGCCATGGGAATATTCTAA
- a CDS encoding TIM barrel protein, producing the protein MKHRVLFGPAGSPINYKGAAYKAPKYINEEGLDSYEYQSPYGVRIGESAATTLKEESQKHDVLVSMHAPYYINLCAKEEEKIDKSIGHLISAARAGEWMGAYRLVFHPGAYLNRKPEKAMEISKQTVNRLFEELEAEGIEEFTFAPETTGKRTQLGNVGEVVELCATFDHFEPTIDFAHVHARGRGFLNKKEDYNCIFSTIEDKLDIDILHCHYTTIEYGRGGEVKHHTLAESDEYGPDIKDLLSVLIDNGWNANIICETPLRDEDSLRMKEIYENLI; encoded by the coding sequence ATGAAACATAGAGTGCTTTTTGGACCGGCAGGAAGTCCCATTAACTATAAGGGTGCCGCATATAAGGCTCCAAAATACATCAACGAGGAAGGGCTTGACTCCTATGAATACCAATCCCCTTATGGGGTGAGGATTGGGGAGTCCGCCGCAACAACCTTGAAGGAAGAATCCCAAAAGCATGACGTTCTGGTTTCCATGCACGCCCCGTACTACATCAACTTGTGTGCAAAGGAAGAGGAGAAGATTGACAAAAGCATTGGCCACCTCATTTCCGCCGCACGTGCGGGAGAATGGATGGGTGCCTACAGGCTTGTGTTCCACCCTGGAGCATACCTGAACAGGAAGCCTGAAAAGGCCATGGAAATCTCCAAACAGACTGTCAACAGACTGTTTGAGGAACTTGAAGCCGAAGGCATTGAGGAGTTTACCTTTGCTCCCGAAACAACCGGCAAAAGGACACAGCTCGGTAATGTTGGAGAGGTTGTTGAATTGTGTGCCACTTTTGATCATTTCGAGCCGACAATTGATTTTGCACATGTTCACGCTCGTGGAAGAGGTTTCCTGAACAAAAAAGAAGATTATAATTGTATATTTTCCACCATTGAAGACAAATTGGACATTGACATCCTACATTGCCATTATACAACAATAGAATACGGAAGGGGCGGTGAAGTGAAGCATCACACATTAGCTGAAAGCGATGAGTACGGCCCAGACATCAAGGACTTGCTGTCAGTCCTGATAGATAATGGTTGGAATGCGAATATTATATGTGAAACCCCATTGAGGGATGAGGATTCACTTAGAATGAAAGAGATTTATGAGAATTTAATATGA
- a CDS encoding M48 family metallopeptidase: protein MGKEIISIEGITITLYRKNIKNMYLRVLPPNGEVKVSAPLFVSDGEIIEFIRLRKDWILEKQKLISQNKIKAPLKYVNGETHYLWGKEYTLQLIKNNVKNVLVDEEKSIIYLPVPKRSTIEKRKNILDEFYREELKKAIPPVLDKCTRIVGRTPTSVTVRKMKNWGNCKKDGRITLNLNLAKKDEEFLEYVMIHELCHLIEFNHGKNFKKLMDKFCPNWKKIKKIGKQ, encoded by the coding sequence ATGGGAAAAGAAATAATTTCAATCGAAGGAATAACCATCACATTATATCGCAAAAACATTAAAAACATGTACCTTCGAGTCTTACCGCCAAACGGTGAAGTCAAGGTTTCGGCGCCACTGTTCGTATCCGATGGCGAAATCATTGAGTTCATCAGGCTACGCAAGGATTGGATTTTGGAAAAGCAAAAGCTGATTTCGCAAAACAAGATAAAGGCCCCATTGAAATACGTCAATGGGGAAACACACTACCTCTGGGGAAAGGAATACACCCTGCAACTCATCAAAAACAATGTCAAGAATGTTCTGGTGGATGAGGAAAAGTCAATCATTTACCTGCCTGTTCCTAAAAGAAGCACAATCGAGAAAAGAAAAAACATTCTGGATGAATTCTACCGTGAAGAGTTGAAAAAGGCGATTCCTCCTGTTTTGGACAAATGCACAAGGATAGTTGGGAGAACACCCACCAGCGTAACCGTTCGCAAAATGAAAAATTGGGGAAACTGCAAAAAGGACGGCAGAATCACATTGAACCTGAATCTTGCAAAAAAAGATGAAGAATTTTTAGAATATGTTATGATACATGAACTGTGCCATCTGATTGAATTCAATCATGGAAAAAACTTTAAAAAACTAATGGATAAATTCTGTCCAAACTGGAAAAAAATAAAAAAAATAGGAAAACAATAA
- a CDS encoding alpha/beta fold hydrolase yields the protein MELNYAVEGDGEPLVFIHGLSDNLLYWEALAAALRKEFKVVRFDLRGHGKSLLGEDEISIGTYANDLKSLLDELDITTANLIGFSLGGAIAMDFALRFPDYVSSLVLMSTFYKCDDDCAAVFSQFIDELNLSFEDFFEFMLPKVLCPDVIESNREELDFLKQAASKTANIEAYKMATEACFNFDVENLLSQIRVPTLILAGKYDEIFPKSIQESLSEKIENSKLIVFDNLKHNLLVGKNNVEIVEILKEFYKKR from the coding sequence ATGGAACTAAATTATGCTGTGGAAGGTGACGGCGAACCCTTGGTGTTCATTCATGGACTTTCTGATAATCTGTTATATTGGGAAGCGTTGGCAGCCGCACTCAGGAAAGAGTTTAAGGTGGTCCGATTTGACTTGAGGGGCCATGGCAAGTCCCTATTGGGAGAGGATGAGATAAGCATAGGCACCTATGCCAATGACTTGAAATCACTTTTGGATGAGTTGGACATTACAACAGCAAACCTTATTGGATTTTCATTGGGGGGTGCAATTGCAATGGATTTTGCACTTAGATTCCCGGATTATGTGTCCTCATTGGTGTTGATGTCAACTTTCTATAAATGTGATGATGATTGCGCTGCGGTGTTTAGCCAATTCATTGATGAACTGAATCTCTCCTTTGAAGACTTTTTCGAGTTCATGCTGCCGAAAGTGCTTTGTCCCGATGTAATTGAAAGCAATAGGGAGGAGCTTGATTTTCTAAAGCAAGCTGCTTCAAAAACAGCCAATATTGAGGCATACAAAATGGCAACCGAAGCATGCTTCAATTTCGATGTTGAAAATCTGTTGTCGCAAATCAGGGTTCCAACGTTAATTTTGGCAGGAAAATACGATGAGATTTTTCCAAAAAGCATTCAGGAAAGCCTTTCGGAAAAGATTGAAAATTCAAAACTGATTGTTTTTGATAATTTAAAGCACAACCTGCTTGTTGGTAAAAACAATGTGGAAATAGTTGAGATATTAAAAGAATTCTATAAAAAAAGATAA
- the atwA gene encoding methyl coenzyme M reductase system, component A2, with protein MDFITLKNITKTFDGVDVLKDINLKINEGETLGILGRSGSGKSVLINMLRGTKEYMPDAGNIIMNIAVCPDCLAVESPSHAGEKCRCGGTYEAKEVDFFNAERKLFASIKRRISIMLQRNFALYDEETVIENVMRAMPEGVEYEEGLYAALELLEMVQMNHRITHVARDLSGGEKQRVVLARQLAKNPMMFLADEPTGTLDPQTAVKLHNTLKEGVKDEGITMLITSHWPEVMTELADNVIWLENGQIKEEGDPHVVVDHFMETVPVPKKPEIPEFGEPEVVLEDVKKHYYSIERGVVKAVDGINLTINNEEIFGIVGLSGSGKTTTTRMLMGLTEPSSGDIKIKLGDEWIDMTKVGPLNRGRIMPYIGLLHQEYSLYPHRTILGNLTDAISLDLPAEFGKIQAIHALVTVGFDEKDATLILEKYPDQLSVGEKHRIALAQVLIKEPKLIILDEPTGTMDPITRVNVTDSILKARAELEQTFIIVSHDMDFVLDVCDRAALMRGGKLLDVGTPEEIVDQLTPDEKEDMLKER; from the coding sequence ATGGATTTTATAACTCTTAAGAATATTACCAAAACTTTTGATGGTGTTGATGTTCTTAAAGATATTAATTTAAAGATTAATGAAGGAGAGACTTTAGGTATATTGGGACGTAGTGGAAGCGGTAAATCCGTTTTAATTAACATGCTTAGGGGTACTAAAGAATACATGCCTGATGCAGGTAATATTATAATGAATATTGCGGTTTGCCCAGATTGTTTGGCTGTAGAATCCCCATCTCATGCTGGCGAGAAATGTCGTTGTGGTGGAACTTATGAGGCTAAGGAAGTAGATTTCTTTAATGCAGAAAGGAAATTATTCGCAAGCATTAAAAGAAGAATTTCCATCATGTTACAACGTAACTTCGCTTTGTATGATGAAGAAACAGTTATTGAAAACGTTATGAGAGCAATGCCTGAAGGCGTTGAATATGAAGAAGGTTTATATGCCGCTTTAGAATTATTGGAAATGGTTCAGATGAACCACAGGATTACTCACGTTGCCCGTGATTTAAGTGGGGGAGAAAAACAAAGAGTAGTTCTTGCAAGACAATTGGCTAAAAATCCAATGATGTTTTTAGCAGATGAACCAACAGGTACCTTAGACCCTCAAACTGCAGTAAAACTTCATAATACATTAAAAGAAGGTGTCAAAGATGAAGGCATCACTATGTTAATCACATCTCACTGGCCAGAAGTAATGACCGAACTTGCAGACAATGTAATTTGGTTAGAGAATGGTCAAATTAAAGAAGAGGGAGATCCACATGTAGTTGTCGACCACTTCATGGAAACAGTTCCTGTTCCTAAAAAGCCTGAAATTCCAGAGTTCGGTGAACCGGAAGTTGTGCTTGAAGATGTTAAAAAGCATTATTACTCCATTGAACGTGGTGTGGTCAAGGCTGTTGACGGAATTAACCTCACAATTAATAATGAAGAAATATTCGGTATTGTAGGTTTAAGTGGTTCCGGTAAAACAACCACTACCAGAATGCTGATGGGATTAACCGAACCAAGTAGCGGAGACATTAAAATCAAGCTTGGTGATGAATGGATTGACATGACCAAAGTCGGACCGCTCAATCGTGGCCGTATCATGCCTTACATCGGTTTGTTGCACCAAGAATATTCATTATATCCTCACAGAACAATCTTAGGTAACTTAACTGATGCTATCAGTTTAGATTTGCCTGCGGAATTTGGTAAAATCCAAGCTATTCATGCTTTGGTAACTGTAGGATTTGACGAGAAGGATGCTACTTTGATTTTAGAGAAATATCCTGATCAATTAAGTGTAGGGGAAAAACATAGGATTGCTTTGGCACAGGTTTTAATCAAGGAACCTAAATTAATCATTTTGGATGAGCCAACAGGTACTATGGACCCTATTACTCGTGTAAATGTTACTGACTCAATTTTAAAAGCTCGTGCTGAATTAGAACAAACATTCATCATTGTTTCTCACGATATGGATTTCGTATTGGATGTTTGTGACAGGGCAGCCTTAATGAGAGGAGGTAAGCTCCTTGATGTGGGCACTCCTGAAGAGATTGTTGATCAGTTAACTCCTGATGAAAAAGAAGACATGCTTAAAGAAAGATAG